The Bacteroidota bacterium sequence TGTTGCAAGAAATTGTGCCTGAACCTTCAACGCACATATATATCACGAATGAATCTATAGAAGTAATATCTTTTTCGACAGATTTATTCAATTTCAAAATGTTGCATGTAAAGTACTTACAGGATTCGATTTCCGAACAAGAATTTGTATTAGTTTCATATTTTGATTTATAATTTTGATGAAAACTATAATCAATTGCATCAACAGCAAGTTCGGTATGTAATTCGCGGGAGTCTCCATTTTTATCGAGCCTGTCCCAGTCATAAATTCTGTAGGTAATATCTGATGTTTGCTGAATTTCAGCCAATAAAATTCCCTTGCCTATAGCGTGAACTCTTCCTGCAGGAATAAAAAACACATCTCCGCTTTTCACTTTCTCGGAATTTAGAATTTTTCCTAAACCTTTATTTTCGAGATGTTTGAGGTAAATATTTTTATCAATTTCCTGATTGAAACCAGAAATAAGCTCTGAGTTTTCATCAGCCTGAATTATATACCACATTTCTGTTTTCCCTTTCGATTGGTGGCGTTGGTAAGCTAAACCATCATCGGGGTGTACCTGAATCGATAACACATCGCTGGCATCAATAAATTTTATGAGCAAAGGAAATTCAGAACCAAAAAATTGGTAAACTTTCTTACCAACAAGTTTGTCATTATAAATTTCAATAAGTTCGGTCAGACTCTTATTTTTTAAAAATCCGTTTGAAACAACTGAAATACTATTTTCTACACCGGAAATTTCCCATGACTCGCCGCAGTTGTTTGTTGCAGAAATATTTTTATTTAGTAAAGTTTTTAGTTTTGTCCCACCCCAAATTTTATTTTTCAGGATTGGCATAAATTTTAATGGATAAAGGTTTTTCATTGCCTTAAATTATTTGTTTAGAAACTTGCCGACATTAATAAATTTCCCATTACATTTCAATATCGACAACTGCTTTTTCGTTAGCAATTTCGTTCAAAAAATTGAGCACTTTTTTGTGTTCAGGATGCTTGCTGTATATTCCGAGAGTTTCGGTGTTTTCAAATTCAGAAATCAGAACTATATCGAATGCCGATGGAGATTTACTGAAATTTAAACCCACTTCATAATATTTTATTTCGTTTATTTTTTCTTCCAGTCCTTCCAATAATGATTTGAGCTTTTTAGCATTTTGCAGCTTTAGCCTTTCGCTTTCATGCTCTTTCAGCCTCACCATTACTATATGTTTTATCATTTTATAAAATTTAGTTCATCAATAAATTTTTATTAATTTGCGAAGATATTAATTCTAAACAAAAAGTAATGTTAATTGTAGGAATAGCAGGCGGAACAGGCTCTGGAAAAACAACGGTTGTGAAAAAAATTATTGAACTTCTTCCGCAAGATGAAGTTACAATTCTTTCGCAAGATTCATACTATCGCGACAATAGTCATTTGCCAATGGAAGAAAGACAGGAAATAAATTTTGACCACCCAAAATCGGTTGAGTTTAAGCTACTTATAGAGCATTTGAAGATGCTGATTGATGGACAACAAATTGGTCAGCCCATCTATTCTTACCTGACCTGTACACGTTCCGATGAAACTATTCCCACCGATCCGAAACATGTTGTAATTGTTGAAGGAATTTTAAGTTTGACTAATAAAAAACTTCGGGAATTACTTGATATAAAAGTTTTTGTAGATGCCGATGCCGATGATAGGCTTATAAGAGTTGTGAAACGCGATTTGGTTGAAAGAGGTCGTTCTGTCAATAAAGTTTTAGAACGATACGAAAATACTGTTAAACCAATGCACTTGCAATTTATCGAACCTTCAAAAAGATATGCAGATATTATAATTCCTCAAGGGGGAAACAATAAAGTGGCAATCAATATTTTAGCCTCTACTATTGAAAAATATTTGAGCGAAAAACCTGAACAGAATTAATTTTTGGTTTGGAGATTTGACGATTTCTTTAAAATGACTACTAATAACAGCTAAATGACAACAAATTATGATGTTAAGTAAAATAAAATTAGAAAACGTATTGTTTCTTGATATAGAAACAGTACCACAATATCAGAATTTTGAATCAGTTCCAGAAAATTTTCAAAATCTTTGGGAAAAGAAGTCGGAGTATTTCAGAACAGAAGAGCAAAATGCAGGAGATGTGTACGCACGTGCCGGTATTTATGCAGAGTTTGGCAAAATTGTTTGTATCTCGGTTGGTTTAATTAATTTCAAAAACACCAATAAATATCTTAGGCTCAAATCTTTTTATGGTGATGATGAAAAAAATTTGCTTGAAGAATTCGGCGAAATGCTTTCTAAACTTGCT is a genomic window containing:
- the udk gene encoding uridine kinase, yielding MLIVGIAGGTGSGKTTVVKKIIELLPQDEVTILSQDSYYRDNSHLPMEERQEINFDHPKSVEFKLLIEHLKMLIDGQQIGQPIYSYLTCTRSDETIPTDPKHVVIVEGILSLTNKKLRELLDIKVFVDADADDRLIRVVKRDLVERGRSVNKVLERYENTVKPMHLQFIEPSKRYADIIIPQGGNNKVAINILASTIEKYLSEKPEQN
- a CDS encoding Dabb family protein, whose amino-acid sequence is MIKHIVMVRLKEHESERLKLQNAKKLKSLLEGLEEKINEIKYYEVGLNFSKSPSAFDIVLISEFENTETLGIYSKHPEHKKVLNFLNEIANEKAVVDIEM
- a CDS encoding class I mannose-6-phosphate isomerase produces the protein MKNLYPLKFMPILKNKIWGGTKLKTLLNKNISATNNCGESWEISGVENSISVVSNGFLKNKSLTELIEIYNDKLVGKKVYQFFGSEFPLLIKFIDASDVLSIQVHPDDGLAYQRHQSKGKTEMWYIIQADENSELISGFNQEIDKNIYLKHLENKGLGKILNSEKVKSGDVFFIPAGRVHAIGKGILLAEIQQTSDITYRIYDWDRLDKNGDSRELHTELAVDAIDYSFHQNYKSKYETNTNSCSEIESCKYFTCNILKLNKSVEKDITSIDSFVIYMCVEGSGTISCNNQEVNISMGETVLLPASLKNYSISTKTEVRLLEIYL